From a single Bacillus sp. BGMRC 2118 genomic region:
- a CDS encoding nitroreductase family protein, protein MIEAENSRKSEHNIDSVFINRWSPRSFLEKEVPTEVVMRLFEAARWAPSANNLQPWRFIFAQSNEDRERFHSFILDGNRIWCEKAPVLAVLISDKESGAHAFDAGTAWGYLALQATKEGLITHAMGGINKEKAREVLNIPDQYDVQIAIAIGYQGEKEALPEHLQEREQPSNRRPLEETVFEGKYK, encoded by the coding sequence ATGATAGAGGCAGAGAACTCACGTAAATCAGAACATAACATTGACTCAGTATTCATAAACCGCTGGTCACCTCGTTCCTTTTTGGAAAAAGAGGTACCAACTGAGGTTGTCATGCGTTTATTTGAAGCGGCTCGCTGGGCACCTTCTGCAAATAACCTGCAACCATGGCGATTTATCTTTGCACAGAGTAATGAAGACCGAGAGAGGTTTCATTCGTTTATTTTAGATGGTAATCGTATTTGGTGTGAAAAGGCACCGGTATTAGCCGTTTTAATTTCAGATAAGGAAAGTGGTGCTCATGCTTTTGATGCAGGAACAGCGTGGGGGTATTTAGCGTTGCAAGCTACAAAAGAGGGACTTATTACACATGCGATGGGTGGAATAAATAAGGAAAAGGCTCGCGAAGTATTAAATATTCCAGATCAATATGATGTACAAATTGCAATTGCGATTGGGTATCAAGGAGAGAAGGAAGCATTACCTGAACATCTGCAAGAACGTGAGCAGCCTTCAAATCGTAGACCACTAGAGGAAACCGTCTTTGAGGGAAAGTATAAATAA
- a CDS encoding GHKL domain-containing protein, with protein sequence MSVTTDKFNLYILDNSATILSNWRDKIFISKEDPSLNYIEKNGHMIILAILEIIQGDNGEELIMEHAQKIGEERAIVNSNIEEFVHNVNLGRSEIFSHLIRAELSFGEIQLFIDKLNKSFDHFIFYAIKQYTEVKEINVNKKTKYLEQSHKDRLTILGQISSSFVHEIRNPLTSVIGFTKLLKEEHISHPFLDIIFEEVQQMNKRINHFLYFSKENSSSIKQSQQVHLLSLISEIEEFLLPILASSTIQLKTIINPLLYLETNKDELRQVFLNILMNSIDAFRVNDTSRKIFVTVMSKNEEIVIKITNNGPPIVASQLTSIFEPFVTYKEEGTGLGLYITKQIVEKNSGTIQCQSNENRTTFIIKF encoded by the coding sequence ATGAGTGTAACAACAGATAAATTTAATTTGTATATACTAGATAATTCGGCAACTATATTATCAAACTGGAGAGACAAGATCTTTATTTCAAAGGAAGATCCTTCTCTAAACTATATAGAAAAAAATGGACATATGATAATACTAGCAATATTAGAAATTATACAAGGAGATAACGGCGAAGAGCTAATTATGGAGCACGCTCAAAAAATAGGAGAGGAGCGTGCAATAGTTAATAGTAATATAGAAGAATTTGTACATAACGTGAATCTCGGAAGAAGTGAGATCTTTAGCCATTTAATTAGGGCTGAACTTTCTTTTGGAGAAATTCAACTCTTTATAGATAAATTAAATAAATCCTTTGATCACTTTATCTTTTATGCTATTAAGCAGTATACAGAGGTGAAAGAGATAAATGTAAATAAAAAGACCAAATATCTAGAACAATCTCATAAAGATCGACTGACCATTCTTGGCCAGATTTCTTCTAGCTTTGTACATGAGATTAGAAATCCACTTACCTCTGTGATTGGATTTACGAAGCTGTTAAAAGAGGAACATATTTCTCATCCATTCTTAGATATTATCTTTGAAGAAGTTCAACAAATGAATAAGAGAATTAATCATTTTTTATATTTTTCAAAAGAGAATTCAAGTAGTATAAAACAAAGTCAACAGGTACATCTTTTATCATTAATATCTGAAATTGAAGAGTTCTTATTACCTATATTGGCTTCCTCAACTATTCAATTAAAAACAATAATTAATCCGCTGCTGTACCTAGAAACAAATAAGGATGAATTAAGACAAGTTTTTTTAAATATTTTAATGAATTCTATTGATGCCTTCCGCGTTAATGACACGAGTCGAAAAATATTTGTAACCGTAATGTCAAAGAATGAGGAAATAGTTATTAAGATTACAAATAATGGTCCACCAATAGTAGCAAGTCAGCTCACATCAATTTTTGAACCCTTTGTGACTTATAAAGAAGAAGGTACAGGATTAGGTCTGTATATTACTAAGCAGATAGTTGAAAAAAATAGTGGAACCATACAATGTCAATCTAATGAAAATCGGACTACATTTATTATTAAATTTTAA
- a CDS encoding DUF3231 family protein has translation MSNPFEAAWNTLKASIDKTNEPMTPLHIIEVGDCWKYVTLIEEFIRYEEIGLNTTTDDEVRELLTDVVKVCESHVEKLSQFMKKEGIPLPDVTSAKPDSLPNEIPLGVKLTDDEITNGIAFKLVTSMMACAKGQADAIRTDIGVIWFEFYTEWVSFGQTLKMLMRKRGWIKVPPYYYPPGSPNQ, from the coding sequence ATGTCAAATCCATTTGAAGCTGCGTGGAATACGTTAAAGGCATCTATTGATAAAACAAATGAGCCAATGACACCATTACATATTATTGAGGTTGGTGACTGCTGGAAGTATGTTACGCTAATTGAGGAATTTATCCGTTATGAAGAAATAGGGTTAAATACAACAACGGATGATGAAGTGAGAGAATTGTTAACAGATGTAGTGAAAGTTTGTGAGTCACATGTAGAAAAGTTGAGTCAATTTATGAAAAAGGAAGGAATCCCTCTTCCTGATGTGACTTCTGCAAAGCCTGATTCTTTACCGAATGAAATTCCTCTAGGTGTAAAATTAACAGATGATGAAATTACAAATGGAATTGCATTTAAATTAGTGACATCAATGATGGCTTGTGCAAAAGGACAAGCAGATGCAATTAGAACCGATATAGGTGTTATATGGTTTGAGTTTTATACGGAATGGGTATCCTTCGGTCAAACTTTAAAAATGCTCATGAGAAAGAGAGGGTGGATTAAGGTACCACCTTACTATTATCCGCCTGGTTCTCCGAACCAATAA
- a CDS encoding DoxX family protein translates to MKWLKGPIMNIVWTVARIWLGYQWLHAGWGKVTGGFDAKGFLHGAIAKATGDHPAVQGWYATFLKEAALPNVEIINFIIPWGEVLVGLGLIVGLATVPALVAGAFMNLNFLLAGTVSTNPILYTVTVILLMLGTATYFYGLDRFAVPYLKNLQTMKAPTNHDKTENHHKPAHAQ, encoded by the coding sequence ATGAAATGGTTAAAAGGACCGATTATGAATATTGTTTGGACAGTCGCTAGAATTTGGTTAGGATATCAATGGCTACATGCTGGCTGGGGGAAAGTTACAGGCGGCTTTGATGCAAAAGGATTCTTACATGGAGCCATTGCAAAGGCTACAGGAGATCATCCGGCGGTACAAGGATGGTACGCAACTTTCTTAAAAGAAGCAGCATTGCCAAATGTTGAAATAATAAATTTCATAATTCCTTGGGGAGAAGTATTGGTAGGATTAGGATTAATCGTTGGACTTGCAACGGTGCCTGCATTAGTGGCAGGAGCATTCATGAACTTAAACTTCTTGTTAGCAGGTACTGTAAGCACAAACCCAATTTTATATACAGTGACAGTCATACTCTTAATGCTTGGTACAGCAACTTACTTCTATGGCCTTGACCGATTCGCTGTCCCTTATTTAAAAAATCTACAAACGATGAAAGCACCAACGAATCACGATAAGACAGAAAATCATCATAAACCAGCACATGCACAATGA
- a CDS encoding helix-turn-helix domain-containing protein, with protein sequence MREWLINLRKLQGMTQKDVAKLSFIDRSFYAQLENGNRNPSIAVAKNIAHTLKFNPSAFFIDELNDPFNIALTDTPIIIAHCDLDLRYTWIFNPHLDFNPNDVIGKLDNELARNKGTENLMKLKQAVIDQKTPIIEMITFPLSDKDHIYHVYGKPLYNGENSIIGVATVSTDLTTLLNQKLYKE encoded by the coding sequence ATGAGAGAGTGGCTGATAAATTTACGGAAACTACAAGGCATGACGCAAAAAGATGTAGCTAAACTTTCTTTTATAGATAGAAGTTTTTATGCACAGTTAGAAAATGGGAATCGGAACCCAAGTATAGCTGTTGCAAAGAATATTGCGCACACATTAAAATTTAATCCGTCTGCTTTTTTTATTGATGAACTAAATGATCCTTTTAATATTGCATTAACTGATACACCCATTATTATTGCTCATTGTGACTTAGATTTAAGATATACTTGGATTTTCAATCCACATCTTGATTTTAATCCTAATGATGTTATCGGAAAACTTGACAATGAATTAGCTAGAAATAAAGGTACTGAAAATTTGATGAAGCTTAAACAAGCTGTCATTGACCAAAAGACTCCAATTATTGAGATGATTACTTTTCCACTCTCTGACAAAGATCATATTTACCATGTCTATGGAAAACCACTCTATAATGGAGAAAATAGCATAATCGGTGTTGCAACTGTTTCTACTGATTTAACGACTTTACTAAATCAAAAACTTTACAAGGAGTAA
- a CDS encoding antibiotic biosynthesis monooxygenase, with translation MYIVHSTFVVPEDKAEEVISIYHNRSRKVDQNDGFMKFLLLQNSKSTGEITVHMEWETKEHYLKWVTSAEFKKIHDLEKKYPDQELASIIPKVTQFEVVGQ, from the coding sequence ATGTATATTGTTCATTCGACTTTTGTTGTACCAGAGGATAAGGCGGAAGAAGTAATCTCCATTTACCATAACCGCTCCAGAAAAGTAGATCAGAATGACGGTTTTATGAAGTTTCTATTGCTACAAAACTCAAAAAGTACAGGAGAGATTACTGTTCATATGGAATGGGAAACAAAAGAGCACTATTTAAAATGGGTGACAAGTGCAGAATTTAAGAAGATACATGATCTTGAAAAAAAATATCCTGATCAAGAACTTGCATCCATTATCCCAAAAGTAACTCAATTTGAGGTGGTTGGACAATGA
- a CDS encoding cobalamin-binding protein — translation MYEKARELAHELIKGNYETSWKIVHEHSKEGFHSTFIYDLLLKEAMHYIGYMWQENEITVAEEHLATGVCDYLLSRYSHSKVATPAPNAPKALFFCVEGELHYLGLKMVSLLFQENGWDVRFLGPNLPLEYATYSVKQWKPDLVGISLSLTYQLPHLSQYIENIESLPSKPTIMVGSRLVDSYHLQNYCSPRTVIFSDLEDISVWLKNYQVQYS, via the coding sequence ATGTATGAAAAGGCAAGAGAATTGGCACATGAATTAATTAAAGGCAACTATGAAACTAGCTGGAAAATAGTACATGAACATTCTAAAGAGGGATTTCATAGTACTTTTATATATGATTTACTCCTTAAAGAGGCCATGCATTATATCGGGTATATGTGGCAGGAAAATGAGATTACAGTTGCAGAAGAACATTTAGCTACAGGTGTGTGTGATTATCTATTGTCCAGATACTCTCATAGTAAAGTTGCTACACCAGCTCCTAACGCTCCAAAAGCACTTTTTTTCTGTGTAGAAGGTGAACTTCATTATTTGGGATTAAAAATGGTATCTTTGCTGTTTCAGGAAAATGGATGGGATGTTCGATTTTTAGGCCCTAACTTACCATTAGAATATGCGACGTATAGTGTGAAACAGTGGAAGCCTGATTTGGTAGGTATATCATTGTCACTAACATATCAACTCCCCCATCTCTCACAATATATTGAAAATATAGAAAGTCTTCCCTCGAAACCAACAATCATGGTTGGTAGTAGATTAGTAGACTCGTATCATTTACAAAACTATTGCTCCCCTAGAACAGTCATTTTTTCTGATTTAGAGGATATATCAGTTTGGCTGAAAAACTATCAAGTTCAGTATTCCTAA
- the yhbH gene encoding sporulation protein YhbH, translating to MKDSKNNFAISREDWSLHRKGHDDQQRHKEKVQEAIKSNLPDLVTEESIIMSNGRDVIKIPIRSLDEYKIRYNYDKNKHVGQGNGDSKVGDVVARDGSGKPQQGAGKGQGAGDQAGEDYYEAEVSLMELEEALFNQLELPNLKRKEQDENIVEHIEFNDIRKIGLMGNIDKKKTMMTAFKRNALSGEAKFHPIYPEDLKFKTWNEVTKPDSKAVVLAMMDTSGSMGMWEKYMARSFFFWMTRFLRTKYETVEIEFIAHHTEAKVVSEQDFFSKGESGGTICSSVYRKSLELIDTKYNPTRYNIYPFHFSDGDNLTSDNARCVKLVEELMKVSNMFGYGEVNQYNRHSTLMSAYKNIQDEKFRHYILKQKSDVFHAMKSFFKKEEENKMYT from the coding sequence ATGAAAGATAGTAAAAACAACTTTGCGATTTCAAGAGAAGATTGGTCCCTCCACCGTAAAGGACATGATGATCAACAGCGACACAAGGAAAAAGTACAAGAGGCAATTAAAAGTAATTTACCTGATTTAGTGACAGAAGAAAGTATTATTATGTCAAATGGCAGGGACGTTATTAAAATCCCAATTCGATCTCTGGATGAATATAAGATTCGCTACAATTATGATAAAAACAAACATGTAGGTCAAGGAAATGGTGATAGTAAGGTAGGAGACGTCGTTGCCAGAGATGGTTCGGGGAAACCACAACAAGGTGCAGGAAAAGGTCAAGGAGCAGGAGACCAGGCTGGAGAAGACTATTACGAAGCCGAAGTTTCATTAATGGAGCTTGAAGAAGCATTATTTAACCAGCTGGAGCTACCTAATCTAAAACGAAAAGAACAAGACGAGAACATTGTCGAACATATTGAGTTTAATGATATTCGAAAAATTGGACTAATGGGTAACATTGATAAAAAGAAAACAATGATGACTGCATTTAAACGAAATGCATTAAGCGGGGAAGCAAAGTTCCATCCTATTTATCCAGAGGATCTGAAATTTAAAACATGGAACGAAGTAACGAAGCCAGATTCAAAAGCTGTAGTATTAGCTATGATGGATACGAGTGGTTCAATGGGAATGTGGGAGAAGTATATGGCCCGGAGCTTCTTCTTCTGGATGACGCGCTTTTTACGAACTAAATATGAAACCGTTGAGATTGAATTTATTGCTCATCACACAGAAGCAAAAGTGGTTTCTGAGCAGGATTTCTTTTCTAAAGGTGAAAGTGGAGGAACGATTTGTTCATCTGTCTATCGAAAGTCATTGGAACTAATTGATACAAAGTATAACCCTACGCGCTATAATATTTATCCATTTCATTTCTCAGATGGCGATAATTTAACATCTGATAATGCTCGTTGCGTGAAGCTAGTGGAGGAATTAATGAAGGTATCCAATATGTTTGGGTATGGAGAAGTGAATCAATACAACCGCCACTCAACACTAATGTCCGCTTATAAAAATATACAGGATGAGAAATTCCGCCACTATATCCTCAAGCAAAAATCAGACGTATTCCATGCGATGAAGAGCTTTTTTAAGAAGGAAGAAGAGAATAAGATGTACACATAA
- a CDS encoding PAS domain-containing protein, with protein MSNFVQVAQVCNNENLTTVDNMDFFIIGIGASAGGLESIKQFFNSLSTGEGMAIFIIQHLSSKYKSFMPELLLKHTNMNIQMAEHDMTVKPNHVYLIPPGTFVRIESNQIKLTNYEPSVHVNFPIDAFFKSLAREKKEKAIAVIFSGKGNDGTEGIKAVNRANGTVLVQREQSAKFAEMPLNAIKTSVVDYIVDPGDMPPVLEKIVRKDRTTIKEKTLQDILALIRKRSGIDFSQYKENSVIRRIERRVSLLHKHCSTIEQYKDYLIENPSEITILQEELLIGVTHFFRDAEAFKALEQEVIPKLLQEKLQSGDHQIRIWVAGCSTGQEAYSIAMLFDKYIREHNHTVEFKVFATDLDRDAVSTASKGIYSESVLEHLEDEYTEYYFQKVAEGYQISREIRNRIVFAPHNIAKDSPFVNLDLVTCRNMMIYFETELQKKVLSLFHFALNDPGYLFLGPSETIGKLTNLFKPVNRKWKIFKNVLRDNWDQTETTIHSAGGEMGQAKLKQPAAPLHTSHSNRVSSTTNTIASKVLHQFVSPCIIINSDFQVVHSFGKINDYLNLPSGKVNLNILKMVPVNVSVAIGTAIKKMKDSNSEIKYSNITLTNADEKAIQISLQVSPFLYEGEELIAILFEEEKHEEKSEIAIAYNPDQSMKQRLSDLELELYYTEQNLQTTIEELETSNEELQSTNEELLAANEELQSTIEELQSVNDELIHVNYEHGQKIDELTELTNDIDNLLINTNIATLFLDENLVIKRFTPETLNIVNLLDVDIGRPFHHITHLLQYDELNHDLKEVLQTSSKIVREVQSTTHKWYNVKIMPYRTSENITRGIVITFTDITDLKLSNYQKSINNFALDQSPTSMLMADINGSITYINRKFENFYNIPAEELLGKNIVEFYTEVLQLQEFQSVWDVVKKGQEWSGEVTFTIGDSERWEEVTFSPVADESGENIQFIRVGEDITEKKYAQIMLKKSEMHSILGQLAAGIAHEIRNPLTSLKGFLQMMTQSNSFNIEYARVMMSEFNRIELIISELLVLAKPQFVTFEEKRIEEIISDVCLVFESQALLHNVELTTTIEDNLPSIKCVEKELKQVFINLLKNSIEAMDTGGVIKIDLTRKEQMIQISFTDNGKGIPEDRLKKIGEPFYTTKEKGTGLGLMISYKMIENHKGTMNYTSEVDKGTTVEIRLPLDPTVN; from the coding sequence ATGTCAAACTTTGTTCAAGTTGCTCAAGTCTGTAATAATGAGAACCTAACCACAGTGGATAATATGGACTTCTTTATTATTGGAATTGGAGCATCAGCAGGTGGCTTAGAATCTATTAAACAATTTTTTAATAGTCTATCAACAGGTGAAGGGATGGCTATCTTCATCATTCAGCATCTTTCTTCTAAATATAAAAGCTTTATGCCAGAATTACTTCTGAAACATACAAATATGAATATACAAATGGCAGAGCATGATATGACAGTAAAGCCAAATCATGTTTACTTAATACCCCCAGGTACTTTTGTAAGGATAGAGTCAAATCAAATAAAGTTAACTAATTATGAACCTTCTGTTCATGTTAACTTTCCAATAGATGCATTCTTTAAGTCACTAGCGAGAGAAAAGAAGGAAAAGGCAATTGCTGTTATTTTTTCAGGGAAGGGGAACGATGGAACTGAAGGAATCAAAGCAGTAAATCGAGCAAATGGAACAGTTTTAGTTCAACGAGAACAAAGTGCAAAGTTTGCAGAGATGCCGTTGAACGCAATAAAAACAAGCGTTGTGGATTATATTGTAGATCCAGGTGATATGCCACCTGTGTTAGAAAAGATAGTGAGAAAAGATCGCACCACAATTAAAGAAAAAACCTTACAGGATATTCTTGCATTAATCCGGAAGAGAAGTGGTATAGACTTCTCTCAATATAAGGAAAATAGTGTAATACGGAGAATTGAACGACGAGTTTCCTTACTTCATAAACATTGCTCAACGATTGAACAATATAAAGATTATTTAATAGAGAACCCAAGTGAGATTACCATTCTACAAGAAGAATTATTAATTGGAGTTACCCATTTCTTCCGGGATGCAGAAGCATTTAAAGCACTGGAGCAAGAAGTAATACCAAAACTACTTCAAGAGAAACTACAATCTGGTGATCACCAAATACGAATATGGGTAGCGGGCTGTTCGACAGGACAAGAGGCTTACTCGATTGCAATGTTGTTTGATAAGTATATCCGTGAGCATAATCATACGGTAGAGTTTAAAGTATTTGCTACGGACTTGGATAGGGATGCTGTCTCTACTGCGTCTAAGGGAATATACTCAGAATCTGTACTTGAACATTTGGAAGATGAATATACAGAATACTATTTTCAGAAGGTCGCAGAAGGGTATCAAATATCGCGTGAAATTAGAAATAGAATTGTATTTGCCCCACATAATATTGCAAAGGATTCTCCCTTTGTAAATTTGGACTTAGTTACATGTAGAAATATGATGATCTACTTTGAAACCGAGTTGCAGAAGAAGGTACTCTCATTATTTCACTTTGCACTAAATGACCCAGGATACTTATTTTTAGGGCCGAGTGAAACAATTGGGAAATTAACGAACCTCTTTAAACCAGTGAACAGAAAATGGAAAATATTTAAGAACGTACTGAGAGACAATTGGGATCAAACAGAAACAACAATACATTCTGCTGGTGGAGAGATGGGACAGGCAAAGCTGAAGCAACCTGCAGCTCCACTGCATACTAGTCATAGCAATAGAGTATCTAGCACAACCAATACCATTGCATCCAAGGTTCTTCACCAGTTTGTATCACCTTGCATCATTATTAATTCAGATTTTCAAGTTGTACATTCATTTGGAAAAATAAATGATTATTTAAATCTACCTTCTGGTAAGGTTAATCTAAATATATTAAAAATGGTTCCTGTTAATGTTTCTGTTGCAATAGGAACAGCCATTAAGAAAATGAAAGATAGTAATTCAGAAATAAAATATTCTAACATTACGCTAACAAATGCTGATGAGAAGGCAATCCAAATTAGTTTACAAGTGTCTCCATTTCTATATGAAGGGGAAGAGTTAATTGCAATTTTGTTTGAGGAAGAGAAGCACGAAGAAAAATCAGAAATAGCGATTGCATATAATCCAGATCAAAGTATGAAGCAACGACTAAGTGACTTAGAACTTGAATTGTACTACACAGAACAAAACTTACAAACGACGATAGAGGAATTGGAAACTTCCAATGAGGAGCTGCAATCGACTAATGAAGAGCTATTGGCTGCAAATGAAGAACTGCAGAGCACCATTGAAGAATTGCAATCTGTGAACGATGAGCTGATTCATGTGAACTATGAACATGGACAAAAGATTGATGAACTGACTGAGCTGACAAATGACATTGATAACCTTTTAATTAATACGAATATAGCAACGTTATTTTTGGATGAAAATTTAGTTATTAAACGATTTACACCAGAGACGTTAAATATTGTAAACTTACTAGATGTTGATATTGGCAGACCTTTTCATCATATTACTCACCTACTACAATATGATGAATTAAACCATGACCTAAAAGAGGTTTTACAAACATCTAGTAAGATTGTAAGAGAAGTCCAATCAACTACTCATAAATGGTACAATGTTAAAATTATGCCATATCGTACAAGTGAAAATATTACACGTGGGATAGTCATTACGTTTACAGATATTACAGATTTAAAGCTTTCAAACTATCAAAAGAGCATTAATAATTTTGCGTTAGACCAAAGTCCAACTAGCATGTTAATGGCAGATATAAATGGTTCGATTACGTATATAAATCGTAAATTTGAGAATTTTTACAATATCCCTGCTGAAGAGCTGTTAGGTAAAAATATTGTAGAGTTCTATACCGAAGTATTACAGTTACAAGAATTTCAATCTGTATGGGATGTTGTAAAAAAAGGACAAGAATGGAGTGGAGAGGTAACCTTTACAATCGGAGATAGTGAAAGATGGGAAGAGGTTACATTCTCACCTGTTGCAGATGAATCAGGAGAGAATATTCAATTCATACGAGTTGGGGAAGATATTACAGAGAAGAAGTATGCACAGATCATGCTGAAGAAATCTGAAATGCATTCTATACTAGGTCAATTAGCAGCGGGTATTGCTCATGAAATTCGAAATCCTTTAACATCTCTAAAAGGCTTCTTGCAGATGATGACACAATCAAATTCATTCAATATAGAATATGCAAGAGTCATGATGTCAGAATTCAACCGAATTGAATTAATCATCAGTGAACTCTTAGTACTAGCCAAACCGCAATTCGTAACGTTTGAAGAGAAGAGAATTGAGGAAATCATCTCGGATGTATGTTTAGTATTTGAGTCACAAGCGCTATTGCACAATGTGGAACTTACAACAACTATTGAAGACAATTTGCCGAGTATTAAATGTGTGGAGAAAGAACTAAAACAAGTATTTATTAATCTTTTGAAGAATTCAATTGAAGCGATGGATACAGGTGGAGTTATTAAAATTGATCTGACTAGAAAAGAACAGATGATACAGATTTCCTTTACCGATAATGGAAAAGGAATCCCTGAGGATCGTTTGAAGAAAATTGGAGAGCCTTTTTATACAACAAAGGAAAAAGGGACGGGGCTTGGGCTTATGATAAGTTATAAAATGATCGAAAATCATAAAGGTACCATGAATTACACGAGTGAAGTTGATAAGGGGACGACCGTTGAAATAAGACTTCCCCTGGACCCTACAGTGAACTAA
- the raiA gene encoding ribosome-associated translation inhibitor RaiA has translation MMYKREYKEATSMRLEIHGRHLDITDAMREYIMEKIGRIEHLLNSSAEPSAEVKLSVIKYNHIVETTIHIGEYTIRVEESSDDMYKSIDMVEEKIKRKLRKMKTKINRGMRVKVIPEVLEADVETEYEVVRIKRFDVKPMSPEEAILQMNLLDHTFYVFRNDITNEMSVVYRRNKGEYGVIEASII, from the coding sequence ATGATGTATAAGAGGGAGTACAAGGAGGCTACTAGTATGAGATTAGAAATTCACGGCAGACACTTAGATATTACCGATGCAATGAGAGAGTATATTATGGAGAAAATAGGGAGAATCGAACACCTGCTCAATTCATCTGCCGAACCTAGTGCGGAGGTCAAATTATCGGTGATTAAATATAATCATATTGTGGAAACAACGATTCATATTGGAGAATATACGATTCGTGTAGAAGAAAGCTCTGATGATATGTACAAATCAATTGATATGGTGGAAGAGAAAATAAAGCGCAAACTTAGGAAAATGAAAACGAAAATCAATCGAGGAATGCGCGTAAAAGTAATACCAGAAGTACTAGAGGCAGATGTAGAGACAGAGTATGAAGTAGTACGAATAAAACGATTTGATGTAAAGCCAATGAGCCCAGAAGAAGCTATTCTACAAATGAATTTACTAGATCATACATTCTATGTATTCAGAAATGATATCACAAATGAAATGAGTGTTGTATATAGAAGAAATAAAGGCGAATACGGAGTGATTGAAGCATCTATTATATAA
- a CDS encoding HAD family phosphatase has product MNEYKIVFLDIDGTIFRPDHTIEPSTKNAISQLQAKGIEVILATGRPLHEIDELAKELSISSFIAYNGAYGIYKNEEIVKETMNEHDVDKYLKIADNQEHTLVFYTHEMNAFTTMEPPIVKKFISTFDLRKNTIFEPSLKNDVLGLTLITNEENAQVHYEEFKEIHYTTVNVTGLTTCLDVIRDRVNKGMAVEAFIKKLGISRESTIAFGDGMNDKEMLSTVGEGFAMGNAHPDLLQYAKHKTTDVEHSGIYNGLKSLGLVE; this is encoded by the coding sequence TTGAATGAATATAAAATCGTTTTTCTAGATATAGATGGGACCATTTTTAGGCCGGATCATACCATTGAGCCTTCTACGAAAAATGCCATATCTCAGCTACAAGCAAAGGGAATAGAAGTGATCCTTGCAACTGGAAGGCCGCTTCATGAAATTGATGAATTAGCAAAAGAGCTATCCATTTCTTCGTTTATTGCGTATAACGGTGCATATGGAATATACAAAAATGAGGAAATTGTGAAGGAAACAATGAATGAGCATGATGTCGATAAGTATTTAAAAATTGCTGATAATCAGGAACATACTCTTGTTTTCTATACGCATGAAATGAATGCATTTACTACAATGGAACCACCCATTGTTAAAAAGTTTATCAGCACTTTCGACTTACGAAAAAACACCATTTTTGAACCCAGTCTAAAAAATGATGTTTTGGGCTTGACCCTTATAACAAATGAGGAAAATGCTCAAGTCCATTACGAGGAATTTAAGGAAATACACTACACAACTGTAAATGTCACAGGCTTAACAACGTGTCTAGATGTTATCCGAGATCGTGTAAATAAAGGAATGGCAGTAGAAGCTTTTATCAAAAAATTAGGTATTAGCAGGGAAAGTACAATTGCATTCGGAGACGGAATGAATGATAAAGAAATGCTCTCTACTGTCGGTGAAGGATTTGCAATGGGGAATGCACACCCTGATTTACTTCAATATGCTAAACATAAAACGACAGATGTTGAGCATTCAGGGATTTATAATGGTCTAAAAAGTTTGGGCTTAGTAGAATAG